The following are from one region of the Coriobacteriia bacterium genome:
- the hemC gene encoding hydroxymethylbilane synthase produces the protein MERNELVIGTRGSKLALWQSEYIKAKVEALTGLPVSLKIIKTTGDKILDVPLAKVGGKGLFTKELEVELLAGTVDLCVHSMKDVPTELPEGLVIAAMPERVDPRDVIVSGAGFDLVTLPQGARMGTSSLRRVAQVRALRPDLEIVDVRGNLDTRMRKAEDGEVDAVILAAAGITRMGWAERITSYIPTTQMVPAVGQGAIGIEIREDDEYMLHVMQQIGHPETMECVTAERVVMCRLEGGCQVPIGAYARYEDDTLTMDAVVGSVDGTHIVREQLCGDAGEPEALGEAMVERLLALGAGEILESIRGAAGADELLGT, from the coding sequence GTGGAGCGTAACGAACTGGTGATCGGCACGCGGGGCAGCAAGCTCGCTCTGTGGCAGTCCGAGTACATCAAAGCCAAGGTCGAAGCGCTCACCGGCCTGCCGGTGAGCCTGAAGATCATCAAGACCACCGGGGACAAGATCCTGGACGTGCCGCTCGCCAAAGTGGGCGGCAAGGGGCTGTTCACCAAGGAGCTCGAGGTGGAGCTCCTCGCCGGCACCGTCGACCTCTGCGTGCACTCCATGAAAGACGTTCCCACCGAGCTTCCCGAGGGTCTCGTGATCGCTGCGATGCCCGAGCGCGTGGATCCCCGCGATGTGATCGTCAGCGGCGCCGGATTCGACCTCGTCACCCTGCCGCAGGGTGCCCGCATGGGCACGTCGTCGCTTCGCCGCGTGGCTCAGGTGCGGGCGCTTCGGCCCGATCTTGAGATCGTGGACGTGCGCGGGAACCTCGACACGCGCATGCGCAAGGCCGAGGACGGTGAGGTGGACGCGGTCATCCTGGCTGCGGCCGGGATCACACGCATGGGCTGGGCCGAGCGCATCACAAGCTACATCCCGACCACGCAGATGGTCCCGGCGGTGGGGCAGGGCGCGATCGGCATCGAGATTCGCGAGGACGACGAATACATGCTGCATGTGATGCAGCAGATCGGGCATCCCGAGACGATGGAGTGCGTGACCGCTGAACGCGTGGTCATGTGTCGGCTCGAGGGAGGGTGCCAGGTCCCGATCGGCGCGTACGCGCGCTACGAGGACGACACGCTCACGATGGATGCGGTCGTCGGCTCGGTGGACGGCACGCACATCGTTCGCGAGCAGCTGTGCGGAGACGCCGGCGAGCCCGAGGCGCTCGGCGAGGCGATGGTCGAGCGACTGCTCGCACTCGGCGCCGGCGAGATACTCGAATCCATCCGGGGCGCCGCAGGCGCCGATGAGCTGCTCGGTACCTGA
- a CDS encoding uroporphyrinogen-III synthase: MIADATDARPVDGPLAGTCVLVTRAPHQAAALAEPLAALGAEVLIAPAIDTIDPEDWGPVDAAIAGLDSYDWVILTSANAVDRFLGRMAERGIARSALTGIRIAVVGSATAERLQEHGVTPDLMPADFRGEGLIEAFRAVGAGAGVRFLLPRAASAREILPETLRADGAEVDVVAVYRTVPAQPEPAVIERLRSAEVDVVTFTSPSTVRHFVAWLESAGLDASAVLGRAAAASIGPVTTEALRERGYDVPIEAAGSTMRSLVDAISAVVTKRSGIR; the protein is encoded by the coding sequence GTGATCGCTGACGCCACCGATGCGCGTCCGGTCGACGGACCGCTTGCGGGTACCTGCGTGCTCGTGACCCGCGCGCCTCATCAGGCGGCAGCGCTGGCGGAACCGCTTGCCGCGCTCGGTGCCGAGGTGCTGATCGCGCCCGCGATCGACACGATAGACCCCGAGGACTGGGGGCCGGTCGATGCCGCGATCGCGGGACTCGACTCCTACGACTGGGTGATCCTCACCTCGGCCAACGCGGTCGATCGCTTCCTCGGACGCATGGCGGAGCGCGGCATCGCACGCTCGGCGCTGACCGGCATCCGCATCGCGGTCGTCGGCTCGGCCACCGCCGAACGGCTTCAGGAGCACGGCGTGACGCCCGACCTCATGCCCGCTGACTTTCGCGGCGAGGGCCTCATCGAGGCCTTTCGCGCTGTGGGCGCCGGTGCCGGTGTGCGGTTCTTGCTGCCGCGCGCCGCCTCGGCACGAGAGATCCTTCCCGAGACGCTGCGAGCGGACGGCGCCGAGGTCGACGTGGTGGCGGTGTACCGGACCGTGCCGGCGCAGCCCGAACCGGCGGTGATCGAGCGGCTGCGCTCCGCCGAGGTGGACGTTGTCACCTTCACGAGTCCTTCGACCGTGCGCCACTTCGTCGCCTGGCTCGAATCAGCAGGACTCGACGCGAGCGCGGTACTGGGTCGCGCCGCGGCGGCAAGCATCGGGCCGGTCACGACGGAGGCCCTTCGGGAGCGCGGCTACGATGTGCCGATCGAGGCCGCCGGGTCGACGATGCGCTCGCTCGTGGACGCGATCTCGGCGGTTGTCACAAAGCGGTCCGGCATCCGATGA